Proteins encoded by one window of Fischerella sp. PCC 9605:
- a CDS encoding YqaE/Pmp3 family membrane protein — protein sequence MKLLRYLLGFLLPPIGVFMTYGVSTTLFINILLTLLGWLPGAIHGVWAIAKYEERLNREVY from the coding sequence ATGAAATTACTTCGTTATCTCCTCGGTTTCTTATTACCTCCTATTGGTGTTTTCATGACATATGGAGTAAGTACAACTTTGTTTATTAATATTTTACTTACTCTTCTCGGTTGGCTTCCCGGCGCTATTCATGGTGTTTGGGCAATTGCCAAATACGAAGAAAGACTTAACAGAGAGGTATATTAA
- a CDS encoding phage holin family protein, producing the protein MTGNLLAALITALSLLIVDLVVPGVDIANFPAALIAALAIGLVNGSVKPVLSALSLPLNFLSFGAFSLIVNGICFSLAAFLVPGFSVHGVLAFLLGPVVLSLSSTFINNYFAERNLALKSSEETKSKAELPSS; encoded by the coding sequence ATGACGGGAAACTTGTTAGCTGCCTTAATCACAGCTTTAAGCTTGTTAATTGTTGATTTAGTTGTTCCTGGTGTTGATATTGCTAATTTTCCAGCAGCTTTAATTGCTGCGCTAGCTATTGGCTTAGTCAACGGTTCTGTGAAGCCAGTTCTATCCGCCCTATCCTTACCACTTAACTTCTTATCCTTTGGAGCATTTTCACTCATTGTTAACGGCATTTGTTTCTCGCTCGCAGCATTTTTAGTTCCTGGATTCAGCGTTCATGGAGTTTTAGCTTTTCTTCTCGGTCCTGTAGTTCTGTCTTTGTCTAGTACTTTCATCAACAATTACTTCGCTGAAAGAAATCTGGCTTTGAAAAGCAGTGAAGAAACAAAATCTAAAGCTGAATTACCCTCCAGCTAA
- a CDS encoding N,N-dimethylformamidase beta subunit family domain-containing protein: MRKLIRLMIVILFTALLAINLNGGFQLGTRRVLAVTNPIVTENSLPGNPPSEWDISGAGSSNIQGFTTDISYNLGETVNFKINTNSTNYRLDIYRMGYYGGNGARKVDTVLPSVPLPQNQPNCLTNSSTGLIDCGNWAVSASWQIPTTATSGIYFAKAVRQDGTTGASHIVFIVRNDSSNSDLLFQTSDTTWLAYNSYGGNSLYTGSPVGRAYKVSYNRPFNTRSVDGGADWLFNAEYPMVRWLEANGYDVSYFTGVDSDRRGDLIKNHKVFLSVGHDEYWSNQQRQKVEAARDAGINLAFFSGNEVFWKTRWENSIDGSGTPYRTLVCYKETHANAIIDPEDPPTWTGTWRDPRFSPPADGGRPENALTGTLFTVNAGATTAIQVPAADGQMRLWRNTSIANLLPGSTATLTNGTLGYEWDEDIDNGLRPPGLIRMSTTTVNNAPVLQDYGSTFRSGTATHHLTLYKYSGSTGNSALVFGSGTVQWPWGLDGNHDRGTTTPDVRMQQATVNLFADMGVQPATLQSGLQLATASGDTTAPTSTITSPTAGATVQAGTQITISGAASDIGGVVGGVEVSVDGGATWHPANGRASWSYIWLTPTTNGTVTIKSRAIDDSGNIETPGNEVNVTVSSNDTTPPTVTSATPSNGATNVSTGTTVKATFSEAMDAATISTSNFELRDPNNTLVTGTVTYDAASNTATLTPSSTLAISTTYTATIKGGTTGVKDQAGNALAQNYTWSFTTTNTSSVSIWDDSATPALITENDSSAVNLGVKFRSDVNGNITGIRFYKGPQNTGTHVGVLWTSSGQELARATFTNETASGWQQVNFATPVAITANTVYVASYHTTVGRYSQDVGYFANSGVDKPPLHALRNGESGPNGVYTYSATPAFPTSTYQSANYWVDVVFNTSN; encoded by the coding sequence ATGAGAAAGCTCATTCGCTTAATGATAGTGATACTATTCACAGCACTGCTAGCGATCAACCTCAATGGGGGTTTTCAGCTGGGAACACGTAGGGTGCTTGCCGTAACTAACCCGATCGTCACGGAGAACTCTCTACCAGGGAATCCTCCTAGCGAGTGGGACATCAGTGGTGCAGGAAGTTCAAACATCCAAGGTTTTACAACTGATATCAGCTATAACTTGGGTGAGACAGTCAACTTCAAAATCAACACTAACTCCACTAATTACCGTCTCGACATCTACCGCATGGGCTACTATGGCGGAAATGGTGCTCGTAAAGTAGACACCGTTCTACCTTCTGTACCTCTACCACAAAACCAACCTAACTGCTTAACTAACTCGTCAACCGGGTTAATTGATTGCGGTAACTGGGCAGTGTCTGCGTCGTGGCAAATCCCAACAACTGCCACCTCAGGAATTTATTTTGCGAAGGCGGTGCGGCAAGATGGAACAACCGGAGCAAGCCATATTGTCTTTATTGTCCGAAACGACTCCAGCAATTCCGATCTCCTCTTCCAGACCTCAGATACTACTTGGCTGGCTTACAACAGTTACGGTGGTAATAGCCTTTACACTGGATCGCCTGTTGGACGGGCTTACAAGGTGAGTTACAACCGTCCGTTCAACACTCGTTCTGTTGATGGTGGTGCAGATTGGTTATTCAACGCTGAATACCCGATGGTGCGTTGGCTAGAGGCTAATGGCTATGACGTTAGTTACTTTACTGGTGTGGATAGCGATCGCCGTGGTGACTTGATTAAAAATCATAAGGTCTTTCTATCGGTTGGTCATGACGAGTATTGGTCTAACCAACAACGCCAGAAAGTTGAAGCCGCCCGGGATGCTGGCATCAATCTAGCATTCTTTAGTGGCAACGAGGTTTTCTGGAAGACCCGCTGGGAAAACAGCATTGATGGGTCAGGTACACCTTATCGTACGTTGGTCTGTTATAAAGAGACTCATGCCAATGCCATCATCGATCCAGAAGACCCGCCTACTTGGACTGGTACGTGGCGTGACCCTCGCTTCAGCCCACCAGCTGATGGTGGTCGTCCTGAGAACGCCCTGACTGGCACCCTCTTTACTGTCAACGCTGGGGCGACCACTGCGATCCAAGTGCCAGCAGCAGACGGCCAAATGCGCTTATGGCGCAATACCAGCATTGCTAACCTCTTGCCAGGTAGCACTGCCACACTCACCAATGGCACCTTGGGTTATGAATGGGACGAAGACATCGACAACGGCTTGCGACCCCCAGGCTTAATTCGGATGTCAACGACCACTGTCAACAATGCCCCCGTTCTACAGGATTACGGATCAACTTTTAGGTCTGGTACAGCCACCCACCATCTGACACTGTACAAATACAGTGGTAGTACTGGTAACAGTGCCTTGGTGTTCGGCTCCGGGACGGTACAGTGGCCTTGGGGTCTGGATGGAAATCACGATCGCGGTACAACAACACCAGATGTGCGAATGCAGCAGGCAACTGTAAACCTGTTTGCTGATATGGGTGTGCAACCCGCTACGTTACAGTCTGGTCTGCAACTAGCCACCGCCTCTGGTGATACTACCGCTCCCACCTCAACCATTACCTCGCCCACAGCTGGTGCGACTGTGCAGGCTGGTACCCAGATAACAATTAGTGGTGCGGCCAGTGACATTGGTGGTGTTGTTGGTGGTGTTGAGGTATCAGTTGACGGGGGGGCGACATGGCATCCAGCTAATGGTCGTGCTAGTTGGAGCTACATTTGGTTGACACCTACTACAAATGGAACAGTCACCATTAAGAGTCGCGCGATCGATGATAGTGGCAACATAGAAACACCTGGAAATGAAGTTAATGTCACAGTTAGTAGTAACGATACGACTCCGCCGACAGTGACTTCGGCAACTCCAAGTAACGGTGCAACAAACGTCAGCACAGGTACAACTGTCAAAGCCACTTTCAGTGAGGCAATGGACGCTGCAACAATAAGCACTAGCAACTTTGAGTTGCGTGACCCAAACAACACATTAGTGACCGGCACCGTCACCTATGATGCGGCAAGCAACACAGCTACACTGACACCGAGCAGTACACTAGCAATTTCTACTACCTATACAGCCACTATCAAAGGCGGCACGACTGGAGTCAAAGATCAGGCAGGTAATGCCCTCGCACAAAACTACACTTGGTCGTTCACTACAACTAACACATCATCAGTGAGCATCTGGGATGACTCGGCGACTCCTGCGTTAATCACAGAAAATGACTCGTCAGCAGTGAATTTGGGTGTGAAGTTCCGCTCTGATGTCAATGGCAACATTACTGGGATTCGTTTCTACAAGGGACCACAAAATACTGGCACCCACGTCGGTGTCTTGTGGACTAGTAGCGGTCAAGAACTAGCACGGGCGACATTTACCAACGAAACTGCCTCTGGTTGGCAACAGGTGAACTTTGCTACACCTGTGGCAATTACCGCCAATACAGTCTACGTAGCCTCTTACCACACCACTGTTGGACGCTACTCTCAAGATGTAGGGTACTTTGCCAACTCCGGTGTGGATAAACCACCACTACATGCTCTGCGTAATGGAGAGAGTGGACCCAATGGTGTTTATACTTATAGCGCCACCCCTGCCTTCCCAACTTCCACCTATCAGTCGGCTAACTACTGGGTTGATGTTGTATTTAATACATCAAACTAA